From a single Methanofollis sp. W23 genomic region:
- a CDS encoding HEAT repeat domain-containing protein, whose translation MREEERELVVREFLGNLDHERPEFRWGAAEALGRLGDMRAVEPLIRALEDDPDPRVRKKAAWALGQLGDLRAQRPLLVALGDRDDDVQEIAGEALEVLKRKLLLQSVR comes from the coding sequence ATGAGAGAGGAGGAGCGAGAACTGGTGGTGAGGGAGTTCCTCGGGAACCTCGACCACGAGAGACCTGAGTTCAGGTGGGGGGCGGCCGAAGCGCTCGGGCGGCTCGGGGATATGCGGGCGGTCGAGCCCCTGATCAGGGCGCTGGAGGACGACCCCGACCCCAGGGTGCGCAAGAAGGCGGCATGGGCCCTCGGCCAGCTCGGGGACCTCAGGGCGCAGCGCCCGCTTCTCGTGGCCCTCGGCGACCGGGACGACGACGTGCAGGAGATCGCCGGGGAGGCGCTGGAAGTGTTGAAACGGAAACTCCTTCTGCAGAGTGTGAGGTGA
- a CDS encoding ABC transporter substrate-binding protein, with amino-acid sequence MEKQNVLIIGVAACICVAIIVTLFLATAHPAGEGTPGPENTDADRWKTITDMRGVEVTVPDDPQRVVTISRSLIDTTMYIFGVEDRIVGGSIYEKPIIKGTYVWNGTDYTVNTWIGKILNPELDRLTNVGGFGGPYGPPNVETIAGLNPDLVILRDLGEQEENTGRFLNQLESAGVPVVVLKYPSCYEHPSVDTMYEEIRVLGAVFGKEDRAEEIVETIHSRVTSIHDRTQDIPPAEQKRVLYFGAPTYAKDKGGAGYAFGSGTTEVGMMEDVVHVRSAYTESGRNMISAEQLLALDPDVIILSTWSGYHPPRQLYEDTQYDTIQDLRALKEGEVYALAATPCKSERLEFPINMMIMAKAVYPDRCADVDLETWIREYIVELYDTDEATTDSIVDALMLEYLEIV; translated from the coding sequence ATGGAAAAGCAGAATGTTCTGATCATCGGTGTCGCGGCGTGCATCTGCGTTGCGATCATCGTCACTCTCTTCCTTGCGACGGCACACCCCGCCGGAGAGGGAACGCCCGGGCCGGAGAACACCGACGCAGACAGGTGGAAGACCATCACCGATATGCGTGGCGTCGAGGTGACGGTCCCCGACGATCCGCAACGGGTCGTGACCATCTCCAGGTCCCTCATCGACACCACGATGTACATCTTCGGGGTGGAAGACCGTATCGTGGGAGGGAGCATCTACGAGAAACCCATAATAAAAGGAACATATGTCTGGAACGGCACCGATTACACGGTAAATACCTGGATCGGAAAAATACTCAATCCTGAACTGGACCGTCTGACCAATGTCGGCGGGTTTGGCGGGCCATATGGTCCTCCCAATGTGGAGACAATCGCCGGCTTAAACCCCGACCTCGTCATCCTTCGCGATCTCGGCGAACAGGAAGAGAACACCGGGAGGTTCCTGAACCAGCTCGAGTCTGCCGGGGTCCCGGTTGTCGTCCTGAAGTATCCCTCCTGTTATGAACACCCGTCAGTGGATACGATGTACGAGGAGATCAGGGTGCTTGGTGCGGTCTTCGGGAAAGAGGACCGGGCAGAAGAGATCGTGGAAACGATCCATTCACGGGTTACCTCTATCCACGACCGCACACAGGACATCCCACCGGCCGAACAGAAACGCGTCCTCTACTTCGGGGCCCCGACCTATGCAAAGGACAAAGGAGGAGCGGGATACGCATTCGGTTCAGGGACCACGGAGGTGGGGATGATGGAGGACGTCGTCCATGTCAGGAGTGCCTACACCGAATCGGGCAGAAATATGATCTCGGCAGAGCAGTTGCTCGCCCTCGATCCAGACGTCATCATCCTCAGCACCTGGAGTGGCTACCATCCGCCGCGGCAGCTCTACGAGGACACACAATATGACACCATCCAGGACCTCAGGGCGCTTAAAGAGGGGGAGGTCTACGCTCTGGCGGCCACGCCCTGCAAATCCGAGCGGCTCGAGTTCCCGATCAACATGATGATCATGGCAAAGGCGGTCTATCCTGACCGATGTGCAGATGTCGACCTGGAGACCTGGATCAGGGAATACATCGTCGAACTCTACGATACTGACGAGGCTACGACCGATTCCATTGTCGATGCCCTGATGCTCGAGTACCTGGAGATCGTCTGA
- a CDS encoding ABC transporter substrate-binding protein: MPVSGRRGRATVVLCLAFLLILSAGCMGTEQSGDASGLSGDETEYRTVVDSRGVEVQVPTEIRRVVTVSDGLIESVMTVLGEEKKIVGVGSSCIQRNFNYTFQTSGGETYEYKDGMNPVTYLNPWIMDLPLVGKSGTAINYETLAGLDPDVVILRAGSCTLRSMKDEGVQKTIRTIEDLGIPVVVLKAHPCYDDPDLSTMSDEIRIIGEVFGKEERAGELADYLESQTTQVFERTIGIPEDEKPDVLVFGASPSSRKNGGAGNVKGIDTIESYFIEEIVHAKNAYQEPGNSVVVSAEQLLALDPDVIVLGTSSGYHPPEELYSAPYYQNVAELSAVKNLRVSSFPWEPCNCAKRLEYPIDVMVIAKAAYPDRFADIDLGEWLLDFYKNVYGVDDETAEALRSAQWMDWCVETCPTCE, translated from the coding sequence GTGCCAGTGAGCGGGAGGCGCGGCCGGGCGACCGTCGTCCTGTGTCTGGCATTTCTGCTCATCCTCTCCGCGGGATGTATGGGTACAGAACAGTCGGGAGATGCATCTGGCCTGAGCGGCGACGAAACCGAATACCGGACAGTCGTCGACTCCCGCGGCGTCGAGGTGCAGGTGCCGACCGAGATCAGGCGCGTCGTCACGGTCTCCGACGGCCTCATCGAGAGCGTGATGACTGTTCTTGGAGAGGAGAAAAAGATCGTCGGGGTTGGATCGTCGTGCATCCAGAGAAACTTCAACTACACCTTTCAGACCAGTGGCGGGGAGACCTACGAGTATAAAGACGGGATGAACCCTGTCACCTACCTGAACCCCTGGATCATGGACCTACCTCTTGTCGGAAAATCAGGTACGGCCATCAATTACGAGACCCTGGCAGGGCTTGACCCCGACGTGGTCATCCTGCGGGCAGGGTCATGCACGCTTCGCTCGATGAAAGACGAGGGGGTGCAGAAGACCATCCGGACCATCGAAGATCTCGGGATCCCGGTTGTCGTGCTCAAGGCACACCCGTGCTATGACGACCCCGACCTCTCGACGATGTCAGACGAGATCAGGATCATCGGCGAGGTCTTCGGAAAAGAAGAGAGGGCTGGCGAACTTGCAGACTATCTTGAATCCCAGACCACTCAAGTATTTGAACGAACCATAGGCATTCCAGAAGATGAAAAACCGGACGTTCTCGTCTTCGGTGCCTCGCCCAGTTCCCGGAAAAATGGAGGGGCAGGAAATGTGAAGGGGATCGACACCATCGAGTCGTACTTTATCGAGGAGATTGTCCACGCAAAGAACGCCTACCAGGAACCAGGAAATTCGGTCGTCGTCTCGGCAGAGCAACTCCTTGCCCTGGACCCGGATGTGATCGTGCTCGGCACCTCTTCGGGATACCACCCACCTGAGGAACTCTACTCGGCGCCCTACTACCAGAATGTCGCAGAACTCTCGGCCGTGAAAAACTTGCGCGTCTCATCGTTCCCGTGGGAGCCCTGCAACTGCGCCAAGCGTCTCGAGTACCCGATCGACGTGATGGTGATCGCCAAGGCCGCCTATCCAGACCGCTTCGCCGACATCGATCTCGGCGAGTGGCTGCTGGACTTCTACAAAAACGTCTACGGCGTGGACGACGAGACCGCAGAGGCGTTGCGGTCGGCGCAGTGGATGGACTGGTGCGTCGAGACCTGCCCGACCTGCGAGTGA
- a CDS encoding class I SAM-dependent methyltransferase — protein MKHNKIDWNDVWKELYNENLHCRGSDECASIWESRERARDFLNRSLDNPERILNIITTLPVESGTRVLDIGAGPGTLAVPLAGVAAHVTAVEPADGMAEVMTEYAEKEGLTNLSVVRKRWEDLDPAVDLDGRFDVVVASYSLGMPDIRAAIEAMCKVSSRWVYLYWFAGTTTWEQAQIDLWPALHGTEYRQGPKADVLFNVLYSMGICPNVQTSRMAHTRTFPDLDTAVAEFRAQYRVETPAQERVLRDYLARTLTTNGGTLLHSGMTTRVKFWWEVNRCQ, from the coding sequence ATGAAACACAACAAAATTGACTGGAACGATGTCTGGAAGGAACTGTACAATGAAAATCTGCACTGCCGCGGCAGCGACGAATGTGCCTCGATCTGGGAGTCCCGGGAGAGAGCACGGGATTTCTTGAATCGATCCCTGGACAATCCAGAACGGATCCTCAACATCATCACCACCCTGCCGGTCGAGTCCGGCACACGGGTGCTCGATATCGGGGCCGGGCCTGGAACCCTGGCGGTGCCGCTTGCAGGTGTCGCCGCTCACGTCACCGCCGTCGAACCGGCAGACGGGATGGCCGAGGTGATGACCGAATATGCCGAGAAAGAAGGGCTAACAAACCTCTCGGTTGTGCGAAAACGCTGGGAAGATCTCGACCCGGCCGTCGATCTCGACGGACGGTTCGACGTCGTGGTCGCGTCGTATTCGCTCGGGATGCCTGATATCAGGGCGGCGATCGAGGCGATGTGCAAGGTCTCCTCGCGATGGGTGTATCTCTACTGGTTTGCCGGCACGACGACCTGGGAACAGGCGCAGATCGACCTCTGGCCGGCACTCCACGGGACAGAATATCGCCAGGGACCGAAGGCCGATGTCCTCTTCAATGTCCTCTATTCGATGGGGATCTGCCCGAATGTCCAGACCTCACGGATGGCACACACCCGCACCTTCCCTGACCTCGATACAGCAGTCGCCGAATTCAGAGCGCAGTACAGGGTCGAGACGCCCGCACAGGAGAGGGTGCTGAGAGACTATCTCGCCAGGACGCTCACGACGAACGGCGGGACGCTCCTCCACTCGGGCATGACCACACGGGTGAAGTTCTGGTGGGAGGTGAACAGGTGCCAGTGA
- a CDS encoding ABC transporter ATP-binding protein: MNAMLRVQDIHFKYEDVPVLSGVSFSVGEGELCGLFGPNGSGKTTLFKCCLRFLRAEQGTVQMCGEDISQRSIEHLARVVAYVPQEHKPPFPYLVREVVLMGRTPHLGGFFGVKRRDKEIAMDALAALGITDLADRPYNHLSGGQRQMVLMARAIAQDTPILFLDEPTSALDFQNQMRIWEIMRDIAEDGKTILACSHDPNHVAWFCDRVVVVGDGRVVAEGEPASVISEEVLRTIYEDACSVRTLDGVQMVMPRCVTDRPCTRDARVPGVEGAEMQLSIDVDAVPHNYQKYGESQ, translated from the coding sequence ATGAATGCGATGTTACGTGTCCAGGATATCCATTTCAAATACGAAGATGTCCCTGTTCTCTCGGGGGTCTCTTTCTCGGTAGGAGAAGGTGAACTCTGCGGGCTTTTTGGCCCCAACGGGTCAGGGAAGACCACACTGTTCAAGTGCTGCCTCCGCTTTTTGCGTGCCGAACAGGGTACGGTGCAGATGTGCGGCGAAGATATCTCGCAGCGCTCAATCGAGCACCTCGCACGGGTCGTGGCCTACGTGCCGCAGGAGCACAAACCCCCTTTCCCGTACCTTGTGCGAGAAGTCGTCCTTATGGGCCGGACACCCCACCTGGGGGGGTTCTTCGGGGTGAAGAGGCGTGACAAAGAGATCGCGATGGACGCCCTTGCCGCCCTCGGCATCACCGATCTTGCCGACCGCCCGTACAACCACCTCTCAGGCGGGCAACGCCAGATGGTCCTGATGGCCCGCGCCATTGCGCAGGACACCCCGATACTCTTCCTTGACGAGCCGACAAGCGCGCTGGACTTCCAGAACCAGATGCGCATCTGGGAGATCATGCGCGATATCGCCGAGGACGGCAAGACCATCCTCGCCTGCAGCCATGACCCAAACCATGTCGCCTGGTTCTGCGACCGGGTGGTGGTGGTGGGGGATGGCCGCGTCGTGGCCGAGGGCGAACCTGCCAGCGTGATCTCAGAGGAGGTGCTCAGGACGATATACGAGGACGCCTGCTCCGTCCGGACGCTTGACGGCGTGCAGATGGTGATGCCGCGCTGCGTGACCGACCGTCCCTGCACCAGGGATGCCCGGGTGCCTGGCGTGGAGGGGGCTGAGATGCAGTTGAGTATTGATGTGGATGCAGTACCGCACAATTATCAAAAGTATGGAGAATCTCAATGA